The Campylobacter concisus genome segment GGAGTAGTAAAATTTATTAGTGGCAAGGCGGTCGCTATCGATCAAAACGGAAATGAGAGAGAGCTAAAAGTAGGTGACATCCTTTATATGGGAGAGAGCATCAAGACAAGCGATGCAGCCGATAAAATAACAATTGTTTCAAATAATGGAAAAGAGATTACGATTGTAGGCAATGATACGCTTGCGTTAAATCAAAGCACCATAGGTGCGGAAGGTTTGGCAGATATTAGTGATTTGCAAAATGCTATTTTAAATGGTGGAGATCTAACAAAACTTGAAGAGACCGCAGCTGGTGGAAACACTGCTGCTGGTGGT includes the following:
- a CDS encoding retention module-containing protein, which translates into the protein GVVKFISGKAVAIDQNGNERELKVGDILYMGESIKTSDAADKITIVSNNGKEITIVGNDTLALNQSTIGAEGLADISDLQNAILNGGDLTKLEETAAGGNTAAGG